In Rahnella aquatilis CIP 78.65 = ATCC 33071, one DNA window encodes the following:
- the thiD gene encoding bifunctional hydroxymethylpyrimidine kinase/phosphomethylpyrimidine kinase: MKRINALTIAGTDPSGGAGIQADLKTFSALGAYGTSVITALVAQNTRGVQSVYNIEPDFVAAQLDSVLSDVRIDSTKIGMLANSQIVEAVAERLRHYQPSFVVLDTVMLAKSGDPLLLPEAVDAVRRLLIPQASIITPNLPEAAALLECTVATNETEMREQGEALLAMGCDAVLMKGGHLSDEESPDWLFMSGSRERFTAPRVNTRHTHGTGCTLSAALAALRPRHHNWADTVREAKAYLQQALMQADSLEVGHGIGPVHHFHRWW; this comes from the coding sequence ATGAAACGTATTAATGCACTGACAATTGCAGGCACTGACCCGAGCGGCGGGGCGGGGATCCAGGCGGATTTAAAAACTTTTTCGGCACTTGGCGCGTACGGTACCAGTGTGATCACAGCGCTGGTGGCTCAGAACACGAGGGGCGTGCAATCGGTCTATAACATTGAGCCAGATTTCGTTGCAGCGCAGCTTGATTCTGTACTGAGCGATGTGCGGATCGACAGTACGAAAATCGGCATGCTGGCGAACAGCCAGATTGTGGAAGCGGTGGCGGAGCGGCTCAGACATTATCAGCCGTCGTTTGTGGTGCTGGATACCGTGATGCTGGCGAAAAGTGGCGATCCGTTGCTGTTGCCGGAAGCGGTTGATGCGGTGCGCCGTTTGCTGATCCCGCAGGCATCGATTATTACGCCCAACCTGCCGGAAGCGGCGGCGTTACTGGAATGCACGGTGGCAACGAATGAAACTGAAATGCGTGAACAGGGAGAAGCCTTACTGGCGATGGGATGTGACGCGGTGCTGATGAAAGGGGGGCATCTGAGCGATGAGGAAAGCCCTGACTGGCTGTTTATGTCCGGTTCCCGCGAGCGGTTTACTGCGCCGCGTGTGAATACCCGACATACTCACGGCACCGGCTGTACGCTGTCGGCCGCGCTGGCCGCGTTACGTCCGCGTCATCACAACTGGGCCGATACGGTGCGTGAAGCCAAAGCTTATTTACAGCAGGCGCTGATGCAGGCCGACTCCCTTGAAGTCGGCCACGGCATCGGGCCGGTGCATCATTTCCACCGCTGGTGGTAA